From the Solanum stenotomum isolate F172 chromosome 4, ASM1918654v1, whole genome shotgun sequence genome, one window contains:
- the LOC125862282 gene encoding uncharacterized protein LOC125862282: protein MDLDTFPGCSMLVDAYPINMSDPTTEEEAMIIYELVDLALDIYNHDESNLFKYKFIKVEKVNTRLTGYAEFFITVKFLNVTIATVVETFQIYAGQSMCRRHFKRVFSCVPKSGALM from the exons ATGGACCTTGATACTTTTCCTGGTTGTTCTATGCTTGTTGATGCATATCCGATAAATATGTCCGATCCCACCACCGAGGAGGAGGCTATGATAATTTATGAGCTGGTTGATCTTGCTCTCGACATATACAATCATGATGAATCCAAT CTTTTTAAGTACAAGTTCATCAAGGTTGAGAAAGTGAACACTCGGCTCACAGGATATGCTGAATTTTTCATTACTGTGAAATTCTTAAATGTCACTATTGCTACTGTTGTTGAAACTTTTCAAATATATGCCGGTCAAAGTATGTGTAGGCGTCATTTTAAAAGAGTCTTTTCTTGTGTACCAAAATCAGGG GCGTTGATGTAA